In Kitasatospora viridis, one DNA window encodes the following:
- a CDS encoding acyl-CoA dehydrogenase family protein gives MTTTELLERVRSFTADRRWLQRDGEASARGPVPVPTPLQQSFHQEGLANWWLPADCGGRGVALRDGVDLVSELAYADAGTAFTLFISILGTTMVDLFGSTALRRTLLEPLALRGGYCATLASEEAAGSELLRTATVASPSGAELSLTGEKFFSTNADFADFLVVTATDADEEHLAVVVPRDTPGIHIVKRWQLRGLPASATYQVSLRDCRVPRENVLSGHGLRILEVGLNTSRILMAASAVGVARRIRDLCLDYAAHKRVHGTLLEAHPVFAAKLARIETTIMVMRNQCLSAAEEFDALARLPDGATALLRTGSLKSALAAKLFCGRAGWEIATTGTEMFGGLGYTQDSPMGDLADDMRYVSIVEGGEDVLQELLYTRHVLPPERRT, from the coding sequence ATGACGACCACCGAACTGCTCGAACGGGTCCGCTCGTTCACCGCCGACCGACGGTGGCTCCAGCGGGACGGAGAGGCATCCGCCCGAGGCCCGGTGCCGGTGCCCACCCCGCTCCAACAGAGCTTCCACCAGGAGGGGTTGGCGAACTGGTGGCTCCCGGCGGACTGCGGCGGCCGGGGCGTTGCGCTCCGGGACGGCGTCGACCTCGTCTCGGAGCTGGCCTACGCCGACGCGGGCACCGCCTTCACGCTGTTCATCTCGATCCTGGGCACCACCATGGTCGACCTGTTCGGCTCGACCGCCCTGCGCCGCACCCTCCTCGAACCGCTCGCGCTGCGCGGCGGCTACTGCGCGACCCTCGCCAGCGAGGAGGCGGCGGGCAGCGAGCTCCTGCGCACGGCCACCGTCGCCAGTCCGAGCGGCGCCGAACTGTCCCTCACCGGCGAGAAGTTCTTCTCCACCAACGCGGACTTCGCCGACTTCCTGGTCGTCACGGCCACGGACGCCGACGAGGAGCACCTCGCGGTGGTCGTGCCCCGCGACACACCCGGGATCCACATCGTCAAACGCTGGCAGCTGCGCGGGCTCCCCGCCTCGGCCACCTACCAGGTGAGCCTGCGCGACTGCCGGGTGCCCCGCGAGAACGTGCTGTCCGGCCACGGGCTGCGGATCCTCGAAGTCGGGTTGAACACCAGCCGCATCCTGATGGCCGCCTCGGCGGTGGGGGTGGCACGCCGGATCCGCGACCTCTGCCTGGACTACGCCGCTCACAAGCGCGTCCATGGCACCCTGCTGGAGGCGCACCCCGTCTTCGCCGCCAAGCTCGCCCGGATCGAGACCACCATCATGGTGATGCGCAACCAGTGCCTGAGCGCGGCCGAGGAGTTCGACGCACTGGCCCGACTCCCGGACGGTGCGACCGCGCTGCTGCGCACCGGCAGTCTGAAGTCGGCCCTCGCCGCGAAGCTGTTCTGCGGCCGGGCCGGCTGGGAGATCGCGACCACCGGCACCGAGATGTTCGGCGGACTGGGCTACACCCAGGACTCCCCGATGGGCGACCTGGCCGATGACATGCGCTACGTGTCCATCGTCGAAGGCGGCGAGGACGTTCTGCAGGAGCTCCTCTACACCCGCCACGTCCTCCCGCCCGAGCGCAGGACCTGA
- a CDS encoding thioester reductase domain-containing protein, protein MRPYDALRPHAVLLTGATGSLGSRICAHLLTATAATVHCLVRAADAASASARLTERLRAAGLTEETYRDRVVAVPGDLADHRLGLGARSYDALAETTGLIVHCGATVNLAADYEQLAPVNLGGTRAVVAFAERHALLTGRPAHLNHVSTLGSLLGARAAGLPAVDERTRASPQTAGPLGYPRSKAAAEGEVRAAADRGVRVTVFRPGVVTADGGATAGFESDLLVPLLRAAVALGAVPRTDAALPVATADTVAGAVVRLAGLPQESGDRTFHLVGPRPLELADLFAAVRRAGFPLEPVPVDLWWQRLDDSDHPAVREMLALSGVYRYTLAPDPAQRAPEVHSARTWEALEAAGVRAPDLDAAFLDGLVGSLIAQRTLPSPVRTHRA, encoded by the coding sequence ATGAGGCCGTACGACGCGCTCCGACCGCACGCCGTCCTGCTCACCGGTGCCACCGGCAGCCTCGGGAGCAGGATCTGCGCCCACCTCCTCACCGCCACCGCCGCCACGGTGCACTGCCTGGTCCGCGCCGCGGACGCCGCCTCCGCCTCGGCCCGGCTCACCGAGCGGCTGCGCGCCGCGGGTCTGACGGAGGAGACGTACCGGGACCGGGTCGTCGCCGTGCCCGGCGACCTCGCCGACCACCGGCTCGGTCTCGGCGCCCGCTCGTACGACGCGCTCGCCGAGACCACGGGCCTGATCGTGCACTGCGGCGCGACGGTCAACCTCGCGGCCGACTACGAGCAGTTGGCGCCCGTCAACCTCGGCGGTACCCGCGCCGTCGTCGCCTTCGCCGAGCGGCACGCGCTGCTCACCGGCCGGCCCGCACACCTGAACCACGTCTCCACCCTCGGATCGCTACTCGGCGCCCGGGCCGCCGGACTGCCCGCGGTCGACGAGCGCACCAGGGCGAGCCCGCAGACCGCCGGGCCGCTGGGCTACCCGCGCAGCAAGGCCGCGGCCGAGGGCGAGGTGCGCGCCGCCGCCGACCGGGGCGTGCGGGTGACCGTGTTCCGTCCCGGCGTCGTCACCGCCGACGGCGGTGCCACCGCGGGATTCGAGTCCGACCTGCTGGTGCCGCTGCTCCGCGCGGCCGTCGCCCTCGGCGCGGTGCCGCGGACGGACGCCGCGCTCCCCGTCGCCACGGCGGACACCGTCGCCGGCGCCGTCGTGCGCCTGGCCGGCCTTCCGCAGGAGTCGGGCGACCGGACGTTCCACCTGGTCGGACCGCGACCGCTGGAACTGGCAGACCTCTTCGCGGCCGTACGGCGGGCCGGATTCCCGCTCGAACCCGTCCCGGTCGACCTGTGGTGGCAGCGGCTCGACGACTCCGACCACCCCGCCGTCCGGGAGATGCTCGCGCTGAGCGGGGTCTACCGGTACACGCTCGCCCCGGATCCCGCGCAGCGCGCTCCCGAGGTGCACAGCGCGCGGACCTGGGAGGCGCTGGAGGCCGCCGGGGTCCGCGCACCCGACCTCGACGCCGCGTTCCTGGACGGCCTGGTCGGCAGCCTCATCGCCCAGCGAACCCTCCCCAGCCCGGTAAGGACGCACCGCGCATGA